Proteins from a single region of Companilactobacillus farciminis KCTC 3681 = DSM 20184:
- a CDS encoding cytidylate kinase family protein encodes MSNITLVNSEFCSMGRWIVSAAANKLDYDFWDQARFVIEFSDSKNLIEQSELITEKLMRDSSDASLKNDLSNIQKKIMNKILDTTNSDNIVIHDFGIEKYIPKDNTVKKVFIYNNDVNAKCSRVTYEPRYKNLTDDSLRQSKLVYEDSLRRMYFRIGNNDDKWNDVNHYDLCLNTANLPKSQCSDILVSFLGKPSMSEDEFQKIVIGRYGDVERD; translated from the coding sequence ATGAGTAATATAACATTGGTTAACAGTGAATTTTGTAGTATGGGACGTTGGATTGTTTCAGCAGCAGCTAACAAGTTAGATTATGACTTCTGGGATCAAGCTCGTTTTGTTATAGAATTCTCGGATTCAAAAAATTTGATTGAGCAGTCCGAATTGATTACTGAAAAATTAATGCGTGATTCGTCAGATGCATCCTTAAAAAATGACTTGAGTAATATTCAAAAGAAAATAATGAACAAAATATTAGATACAACAAATAGTGACAATATCGTAATTCATGATTTTGGTATTGAGAAGTATATCCCAAAGGATAATACGGTAAAAAAAGTCTTTATTTATAATAACGACGTTAATGCCAAGTGTTCTCGTGTTACATATGAACCTAGATATAAAAACTTAACTGACGATTCTTTGAGACAAAGTAAATTGGTATATGAAGACTCATTAAGAAGAATGTATTTTAGAATTGGTAATAATGATGACAAATGGAACGATGTTAACCATTATGATCTATGCTTAAATACTGCCAATTTGCCAAAGAGTCAATGTTCAGATATTCTGGTAAGTTTTCTAGGTAAGCCATCGATGAGTGAAGATGAGTTCCAAAAAATAGTTATTGGCCGTTACGGAGATGTTGAACGTGATTGA
- a CDS encoding EAL domain-containing protein, with the protein MDKIYRYFVQPQIDIKTDTIFGYELLIKQLTPEGWRLPRSFSEISTETTSKLLIATTKILGLKVDYCSVNVNREQLLDTRMEDAIIQSQLQLFPTKVVVELTEEEGPKKYSDAFLIPHLRKFMEHGMQISLDDVGTGDNSLDAIRCFLPMASELKFALQNFNSQNEDPDLQKKLIMWQGISQEYGQRLILEGIEDDEDAKMSSNLGINLRQGYYYGKPELLSLPGDEQYYKK; encoded by the coding sequence ATGGATAAAATTTATCGCTATTTTGTACAACCACAAATTGATATTAAGACTGATACTATCTTTGGTTATGAATTATTGATCAAACAATTAACTCCAGAAGGGTGGAGATTGCCCAGATCCTTTTCAGAAATTAGCACCGAAACGACTTCAAAATTATTGATCGCAACGACCAAGATTTTAGGATTGAAAGTGGATTACTGCTCGGTCAATGTTAATCGTGAGCAATTGCTTGATACGAGGATGGAAGATGCTATCATTCAGAGTCAATTACAGTTATTTCCTACGAAGGTAGTCGTTGAATTGACTGAAGAAGAGGGACCTAAGAAATATTCCGATGCTTTCTTGATTCCGCACTTGCGTAAATTCATGGAACACGGGATGCAAATTTCGTTGGATGATGTTGGTACTGGGGATAACAGTTTGGATGCAATCAGATGTTTTTTGCCCATGGCTTCTGAATTAAAATTTGCACTTCAAAACTTCAATTCACAAAATGAGGATCCAGACTTGCAGAAAAAATTGATCATGTGGCAAGGAATTAGTCAAGAATATGGTCAACGTCTGATTTTGGAAGGAATTGAAGATGATGAAGATGCCAAAATGAGTAGCAATTTAGGTATTAATTTGCGCCAGGGTTATTACTATGGCAAACCAGAATTGTTATCTTTGCCGGGAGATGAACAATATTATAAAAAATAA
- a CDS encoding sulfite exporter TauE/SafE family protein produces MTWIIIMLAAAMMAGFVQGVTGFGSGIVMMVFLPYLLPINQSAGVSTLTMVVANVMIVWYYRKYFKWQKIVKPFLIYILMAIVSLHLSSGLPAGHLKLLLGLLLVTLSLYYVVMNWKSITISKIPIFVMVIFALISGFFNGMFGIGGPLMALYFLTISDTKEEYLSSVQTFFLIDTFIMTSLRFANGILSLNNLKFVAVGIIGSIIGTFIANRLVSHLNISFMKTLIYIFIGLSGLYYITMAL; encoded by the coding sequence ATGACTTGGATAATTATCATGTTAGCCGCTGCTATGATGGCGGGTTTTGTTCAAGGTGTGACTGGGTTTGGTTCAGGTATTGTGATGATGGTCTTTTTACCATATTTATTGCCAATAAATCAGAGTGCCGGTGTTTCAACATTAACAATGGTGGTAGCCAATGTGATGATTGTTTGGTATTATCGAAAATATTTTAAATGGCAAAAAATTGTCAAGCCGTTTTTGATTTATATTTTGATGGCAATAGTGTCTTTACATTTGAGTAGCGGCTTACCGGCCGGTCATTTGAAACTGTTGTTAGGATTGTTATTAGTTACCTTGTCTCTATATTACGTAGTGATGAATTGGAAATCGATTACGATCAGTAAAATCCCAATTTTTGTTATGGTGATTTTTGCTTTAATATCAGGTTTTTTCAACGGAATGTTTGGCATTGGTGGACCGTTGATGGCGTTATATTTTTTGACAATTTCTGATACTAAAGAGGAATACCTCTCAAGTGTTCAGACGTTCTTTTTAATCGATACTTTTATTATGACTAGTCTGCGTTTTGCTAACGGTATTTTGTCGTTGAATAATTTGAAATTTGTGGCAGTTGGAATCATCGGATCAATTATCGGGACTTTTATTGCTAATAGATTAGTCAGCCACTTAAATATTAGTTTTATGAAGACTTTAATTTATATTTTTATCGGTTTAAGTGGATTGTATTATATTACCATGGCATTGTAA
- a CDS encoding cation diffusion facilitator family transporter, producing MKKINDYFSKESHLQRSLREKEINKLNYSIRFLYINVFIYILITIVEYWLAKIGNSQALRADALNNLSGVISTGVLILGIKEATNVDDDDILGRDLPKENIRSKNSLQLSRFRLETVFTLMTSFIIILIAIQIVYSGIKGLMNLSNVESPNFVSAIGASIATILMLVVWYLNYHNGKKLKNTSLQAAAKDSLGDVVTSFSTMITVLLSMALKVAFLDSAVSIVIGIFILWQGIVIFQESSLNLIDYVDPELEKDMRQDIGNIEEVRDVVDLTSRYNGNMLIVDIFVKVAAEDTAMSIYQLNKKIKEELYQKYDVYDVTLTTIPDLEEFDK from the coding sequence ATGAAAAAAATTAATGATTATTTTTCTAAAGAATCTCATTTACAAAGATCACTTCGTGAAAAAGAAATAAATAAATTAAACTATTCAATAAGATTTTTATACATTAATGTATTCATCTATATTTTGATAACTATTGTTGAATACTGGTTAGCTAAAATCGGTAATTCCCAAGCACTGCGGGCGGACGCCTTAAATAATCTTTCAGGTGTTATTTCAACAGGCGTATTAATTTTGGGTATCAAAGAAGCAACTAATGTTGATGACGATGATATTTTAGGACGAGATCTACCCAAGGAGAATATTCGTAGTAAGAATTCGTTGCAGCTCTCACGATTTAGGTTGGAAACAGTTTTTACTTTGATGACTAGTTTTATTATTATTTTGATTGCCATTCAAATTGTTTACAGTGGCATAAAGGGACTAATGAATTTAAGCAATGTTGAAAGTCCTAACTTTGTTTCCGCCATCGGAGCAAGTATCGCAACTATTTTGATGTTAGTAGTTTGGTATCTTAACTATCATAATGGCAAGAAGTTGAAAAATACCTCTTTACAAGCTGCCGCAAAGGATAGCTTAGGTGATGTCGTGACTAGTTTTAGTACGATGATTACAGTTTTGTTGTCGATGGCTTTGAAAGTAGCTTTTCTCGATAGTGCAGTAAGTATAGTAATTGGAATTTTTATTTTGTGGCAAGGAATTGTGATCTTTCAGGAATCTTCGTTGAATTTGATTGATTATGTTGATCCAGAATTGGAAAAAGATATGCGCCAAGATATTGGTAATATTGAGGAAGTTCGTGATGTGGTTGATTTGACCAGCAGATATAATGGAAATATGTTGATTGTAGATATTTTTGTGAAAGTTGCTGCTGAGGATACTGCGATGTCAATTTATCAGTTGAATAAAAAGATTAAAGAAGAACTTTATCAAAAATACGATGTCTACGATGTTACGCTTACTACTATTCCGGATTTAGAGGAATTTGATAAGTGA
- a CDS encoding sulfite exporter TauE/SafE family protein produces MSWIIIMLVAAMLAGFVQGVTGFGSGIVMMVFLPHLLPINQSAGVSTLTMVVANVMVVWHYRKYFEWRKIIKPFLIYISMAIISLHLSSGLPAGHLKLLLGLLLVILSLYYVIMNWKSITISRIPLFVMVIFALISGFFNGMFGIGGPLMALYFLTISDSKEKYLSSIQTFFLIDTFIMTSLRFANGILSLDNLKYVAIGIIGSIVGTFIANRLVSHLNISFMKTLIYIFIGLSGIYYIAMTL; encoded by the coding sequence ATGTCTTGGATAATTATCATGCTAGTTGCCGCGATGTTGGCTGGTTTTGTTCAAGGGGTGACTGGCTTTGGATCAGGTATCGTGATGATGGTTTTTCTGCCGCATCTATTGCCGATAAATCAAAGTGCTGGAGTCTCGACGTTAACGATGGTCGTTGCTAATGTAATGGTCGTTTGGCATTATCGCAAGTACTTTGAATGGCGAAAGATTATCAAGCCGTTTTTGATTTACATTTCCATGGCAATAATTTCCCTGCATTTGAGTAGTGGACTACCAGCTGGACATTTGAAGTTGCTCTTAGGATTGTTGCTGGTAATTTTGTCCTTGTATTATGTGATTATGAATTGGAAATCGATCACCATCAGTCGCATTCCACTGTTCGTTATGGTTATTTTTGCTTTGATATCAGGCTTTTTCAACGGGATGTTTGGAATCGGTGGACCATTGATGGCATTGTATTTCTTAACCATTTCTGATTCCAAGGAAAAATATCTTTCAAGCATTCAGACTTTCTTTTTGATCGATACCTTTATTATGACTAGCTTGCGTTTTGCTAACGGTATTTTGTCGTTGGATAATCTGAAGTATGTAGCTATTGGAATTATAGGTTCAATTGTTGGAACTTTTATTGCTAATCGCTTAGTCAGTCATCTGAACATTAGTTTCATGAAAACTTTGATTTACATCTTTATTGGATTGAGTGGGATCTATTATATTGCCATGACATTGTGA
- a CDS encoding glycoside hydrolase family 1 protein — protein sequence MKFPKNFLWGGATAANQIEGAYLEDGKGLSTADMMTLGSRKQKRVISETIDEDKYYYPTHNAIDFYHHYEEDIRLFAEMGFNVYRMSIAWSRIFPNGDNAEPNQKGLAFYDKVIDLCLSYGIKPLITLSHFETPMGLKKYGFWTSKKTIDFFVKYATTVLEHFKGRVNYWLTFNEINVMSTMPWNAGGISLDADQKTKDIAAYNQLIASAKVVKIAHEIDDNNKIGAMYCGHFSYANSASPDDVQGNNNFQDKMIYYIDVQSRGYYPNYKLKELERLNINLPKQTGDDEILKAGTVDFISFSYYMTHVCGSKTKGIFKGLNGLETGYENPYLEKSDWGWEIDPKGLRIALNFLYDRYQKPVMVVENGLGAEDNLIKKQGHYTVEDDYRIDYLRKHLLEIEKAINIDGVPVMGYTAWGPIDLVAASTGQMTKRYGFIYVDMDNFGRGTGNRYKKKSFNWYKNVILSNGANLEEDEVRNVLSLKRQNELQGAYVK from the coding sequence ATGAAATTTCCAAAGAACTTTTTATGGGGCGGAGCAACTGCCGCTAATCAAATCGAAGGTGCTTATTTAGAAGACGGCAAAGGATTAAGTACAGCAGACATGATGACTCTAGGAAGTAGAAAACAAAAAAGAGTGATCTCTGAAACAATCGATGAAGATAAATACTACTATCCAACACACAATGCGATAGATTTTTATCATCATTATGAAGAAGATATTCGTCTATTTGCAGAAATGGGATTCAATGTGTATCGGATGTCGATTGCCTGGAGCCGGATTTTTCCAAATGGCGATAATGCAGAACCAAATCAAAAAGGTTTAGCTTTTTACGATAAAGTAATTGATTTATGTCTTTCTTATGGAATTAAGCCCTTAATAACCTTGTCACATTTTGAAACACCGATGGGTCTTAAAAAGTATGGATTTTGGACGAGTAAAAAGACTATTGATTTCTTTGTTAAGTATGCCACGACGGTATTGGAGCATTTTAAGGGACGTGTAAATTATTGGTTAACGTTTAATGAAATCAATGTGATGTCAACGATGCCATGGAATGCTGGAGGTATTTCTTTAGATGCAGATCAAAAGACGAAAGATATTGCCGCTTATAACCAATTAATTGCCTCAGCAAAAGTTGTAAAGATTGCTCATGAAATTGATGATAATAATAAAATTGGGGCAATGTATTGCGGACATTTTTCATACGCCAATAGTGCCAGTCCTGATGATGTACAAGGAAATAATAATTTCCAAGATAAGATGATCTATTATATCGATGTTCAATCTAGAGGATATTATCCAAATTATAAATTAAAAGAATTGGAACGTTTAAATATTAATTTGCCAAAACAAACTGGCGACGATGAAATTCTAAAAGCTGGGACAGTCGATTTCATAAGTTTCAGTTATTATATGACACACGTTTGTGGTTCTAAGACGAAAGGAATTTTTAAAGGTTTAAATGGTCTTGAAACAGGTTATGAAAATCCTTATCTAGAAAAGAGTGATTGGGGTTGGGAAATTGACCCTAAAGGTTTAAGAATTGCTTTGAACTTTCTATATGATCGTTATCAAAAACCGGTAATGGTCGTAGAAAATGGTTTAGGTGCAGAAGATAATCTCATCAAAAAACAAGGTCATTATACAGTTGAGGACGATTATCGAATCGATTATTTAAGAAAACATTTATTAGAAATAGAAAAAGCTATCAATATAGACGGAGTACCAGTCATGGGCTATACAGCTTGGGGACCAATTGATCTTGTCGCTGCAAGTACAGGCCAAATGACTAAACGTTATGGATTCATTTATGTAGATATGGATAACTTTGGACGTGGAACTGGAAATAGATACAAAAAGAAATCATTTAATTGGTATAAAAACGTAATTTTAAGTAACGGTGCAAATCTTGAAGAGGACGAAGTTAGAAATGTCCTCAGTTTAAAGAGACAAAATGAATTGCAAGGAGCATATGTAAAATGA
- a CDS encoding beta-glucoside-specific PTS transporter subunit IIABC, translating to MSKNQLAKSIIDNVGGIDNVSGLTHCATRLRFNLKDDSKANADDLKDLSKVVGVVNQGGQYQVIIGPDVKNVYKSITDDYSIGETKPVEDKEEKKSVVSKVLDTIVGIFVPIVPALAGAGMLKTVLILLVLVGLVSSKSQTYQILNLMGDAAFYFLPVLIGNSAAKKFKVNQYVGMSIGAILIYPTFIQMVNQAQANHTGINLFGVPVTLATYSSSVIPIILAMWFMSYVEPFIDKHMPSAIKIFMTPLLTLMIVGFSTLTFIGPIGYWLGSILGVFFSFLDVHVQWLVPLLVGTFTPLLVMTGMHYGLIPLGINQLATQGFDSIAGPGMMVSNIAQGGAALAVGIQSKNKKTKELGLSTGISAVAGITEPALYGVNMKFKKPLISSMIGGGIAGLFIGIFGTVRYAQVAPGLFALPSFIGTKGWSNFIYAVIGCAISFVVSFVAQLIIGIDEQTDPDKTEKNDKNTKLKDVVKNKIPDTLSSPLHGVVTSLKEVPDQVFSSGAMGQGIAIEPEDGKVYAPADGTITAVFDSNHAIGIKTNNGAEILIHIGLETVSLNGKGFKRFVEKDQQIKKGDLLLDANLDFIKEHHLKTITSIVVTNSNDYKNITALSKLKEINVGDSLLNIA from the coding sequence ATGAGTAAAAATCAGCTCGCAAAATCAATTATAGATAATGTAGGTGGAATTGATAACGTATCTGGATTAACCCATTGTGCTACTAGATTACGTTTTAATTTGAAAGATGATTCAAAAGCAAATGCTGACGATTTAAAAGATTTAAGCAAAGTAGTTGGCGTTGTTAATCAAGGTGGACAATATCAAGTCATCATTGGTCCCGATGTAAAGAACGTTTATAAATCGATTACTGATGATTATTCGATAGGTGAGACAAAACCCGTTGAAGACAAAGAAGAAAAGAAGTCGGTTGTTTCCAAAGTACTTGATACCATTGTTGGTATTTTCGTACCAATCGTACCAGCGTTAGCCGGTGCCGGGATGCTGAAAACCGTTTTGATTTTATTAGTTTTAGTCGGTTTAGTTTCAAGCAAATCGCAAACTTACCAAATTTTAAATTTGATGGGAGATGCCGCATTTTACTTTTTGCCAGTTTTAATTGGGAATTCAGCTGCCAAAAAATTTAAAGTTAATCAATATGTTGGTATGTCAATTGGGGCAATTTTAATTTATCCAACATTTATTCAAATGGTAAATCAAGCTCAAGCAAATCATACAGGTATTAATTTATTCGGAGTACCAGTTACTTTGGCAACATATAGTTCTTCAGTAATTCCAATTATTTTAGCTATGTGGTTTATGTCTTATGTAGAACCCTTCATAGACAAGCATATGCCATCAGCTATCAAAATATTCATGACGCCATTATTAACATTAATGATTGTTGGATTTTCTACTTTAACATTCATTGGACCTATTGGTTATTGGTTAGGAAGTATCTTAGGAGTATTCTTCAGTTTCCTAGATGTTCATGTTCAATGGTTAGTTCCGCTATTAGTTGGGACATTCACACCACTGTTAGTTATGACCGGAATGCATTATGGTTTGATTCCTCTCGGGATTAATCAATTAGCTACACAAGGATTTGACTCTATTGCTGGTCCCGGAATGATGGTTTCAAATATCGCCCAAGGTGGTGCCGCACTTGCAGTAGGTATTCAATCTAAAAACAAAAAGACTAAAGAATTAGGACTTTCAACAGGTATTTCAGCCGTAGCCGGTATTACAGAACCAGCTTTGTATGGTGTCAATATGAAGTTCAAGAAGCCACTTATTTCATCAATGATCGGTGGGGGTATTGCAGGATTATTTATCGGGATTTTTGGAACTGTTAGATATGCACAAGTCGCCCCAGGACTATTTGCCTTACCAAGTTTTATTGGAACTAAAGGTTGGTCTAACTTCATATATGCCGTAATTGGTTGTGCCATTTCATTCGTAGTTTCGTTTGTCGCTCAATTGATCATCGGAATAGATGAACAAACAGACCCAGATAAAACTGAAAAGAATGATAAAAATACAAAATTAAAAGATGTAGTCAAAAATAAGATACCTGACACATTGTCATCACCATTGCACGGTGTAGTTACTTCTTTAAAGGAAGTTCCAGATCAAGTATTTTCTAGTGGTGCTATGGGTCAAGGAATCGCCATCGAACCGGAAGACGGAAAAGTTTACGCTCCAGCAGATGGAACCATCACAGCTGTTTTTGACAGCAACCACGCAATTGGAATCAAGACTAATAATGGTGCAGAAATTTTAATTCATATTGGACTAGAGACTGTTAGTTTGAACGGAAAAGGCTTTAAGAGATTCGTAGAAAAAGATCAACAAATTAAAAAAGGCGATTTATTGCTAGATGCTAATTTGGACTTTATCAAAGAACATCATTTAAAAACGATTACAAGTATTGTAGTCACAAATAGTAATGATTATAAGAATATTACTGCACTATCAAAATTAAAAGAAATCAACGTTGGCGATTCATTATTGAACATTGCCTGA
- a CDS encoding PTS sugar transporter subunit IIB, producing the protein MSKTIMLACAGGMSTSLLVTKMEKEAVKRNVDVSIFATAGSIIPDECKKYHPDVILLGPQIQYMYHLVIKEVDVPVSVIDMKDFGTMNGEKVLNLALSMMK; encoded by the coding sequence ATGTCAAAAACAATCATGTTGGCATGTGCTGGAGGGATGTCTACTTCGTTGTTGGTGACGAAGATGGAGAAGGAAGCGGTGAAAAGAAATGTTGATGTATCAATATTTGCGACCGCTGGATCAATCATTCCCGACGAATGTAAGAAGTATCATCCTGACGTTATTTTGTTGGGACCACAGATTCAGTACATGTATCATTTGGTAATCAAAGAGGTTGATGTGCCGGTTTCTGTGATTGATATGAAGGATTTTGGAACTATGAATGGAGAAAAGGTCCTGAATTTGGCTTTATCGATGATGAAATGA
- a CDS encoding ABC-F family ATP-binding cassette domain-containing protein, which translates to MITVNDVSLHFADRKLFEDVNIKFAPGNCYGLIGANGAGKSTFLKVLSGEIAPSTGSVKLGPNERLATLKQNHFDYDDYTVMETVIMGHTDLYEIMQEKDAIYMKPDFSEEDGLRAADLEAKFGEMGGWEAEGEASQMLQGLNIPESLHQEKMANLTAGQKIKVLLAQALFGKPDVLLLDEPTNGLDVDSIDWLEEFLINFENTVIVVSHDRYFLNKVCTYMADLDYSKIQLYAGNYDFWQQSSALAQQMKQDQNSKKEEKIKELQDFIARFSANASKSKQATSRKKMLDKITLDDIQPSSRRYPFIKFVPNREIGNDLLQVKDLSVTIDGKQILKNVSFILNKDDKVAFLAKNDMVTTALFKVLTGEITPDTGTVTWGVTTSQAYLPKDFNAMFDEETPIIDWLRQFAEKGEDDDTFLRGFLGRMLFSGDDVTKMVNVLSGGEKVRVMLSKMMLLKANVLLLDDPTNHLDLESITALNDSLIDYKGSILFASHDHQFIQTVANRLIYLTANGAVDRSDTTYDEFRGNEQVQAQINELDK; encoded by the coding sequence TTGATTACTGTTAATGACGTAAGTTTGCACTTTGCCGACCGAAAGCTATTTGAAGATGTGAATATCAAATTTGCACCCGGTAACTGTTATGGCTTGATTGGTGCTAATGGTGCCGGTAAATCAACTTTCTTGAAAGTTTTGTCTGGGGAAATTGCACCTTCAACTGGTTCAGTTAAACTTGGACCCAATGAACGTTTAGCAACTTTGAAACAGAACCATTTCGACTACGATGACTATACAGTTATGGAAACTGTCATCATGGGTCACACTGACTTGTATGAAATCATGCAAGAAAAAGATGCTATTTATATGAAGCCTGACTTCAGTGAAGAAGACGGTTTGAGAGCAGCTGACCTAGAAGCTAAATTTGGCGAAATGGGCGGCTGGGAAGCAGAAGGTGAAGCTTCACAAATGCTTCAAGGTTTGAATATTCCTGAAAGCTTGCATCAAGAAAAAATGGCTAACCTAACTGCTGGTCAAAAGATCAAGGTCTTGTTAGCTCAAGCACTCTTTGGTAAGCCAGATGTTTTGCTACTAGATGAGCCTACCAATGGTTTGGATGTGGATTCAATCGATTGGCTAGAAGAATTCCTGATCAACTTTGAAAATACTGTTATTGTCGTATCCCATGACCGTTACTTCTTGAATAAAGTTTGTACTTACATGGCTGACCTCGATTACAGCAAGATTCAACTTTACGCTGGTAACTATGATTTCTGGCAACAATCTTCAGCTCTAGCTCAACAAATGAAGCAAGATCAAAACTCCAAAAAAGAAGAAAAAATCAAAGAATTGCAAGACTTTATTGCCCGTTTCTCAGCTAACGCATCTAAGTCTAAACAAGCAACTTCACGTAAGAAAATGCTCGATAAGATTACTTTGGACGATATCCAACCTAGTTCGAGACGTTATCCATTCATCAAGTTTGTTCCTAACCGAGAAATTGGAAATGACTTGCTACAAGTTAAGGACTTATCAGTTACTATCGATGGCAAACAAATCTTGAAGAATGTTAGTTTTATTTTGAATAAAGATGACAAAGTGGCTTTCTTAGCTAAAAATGATATGGTCACAACAGCTTTATTCAAGGTCTTAACTGGTGAAATCACACCTGATACCGGTACTGTTACTTGGGGAGTTACGACTAGCCAAGCTTATTTACCAAAAGACTTCAACGCTATGTTTGATGAAGAAACGCCAATTATCGATTGGTTGCGTCAATTTGCCGAAAAGGGTGAAGATGATGATACATTCTTGCGTGGTTTCTTAGGTAGAATGTTGTTCTCTGGCGACGATGTTACTAAGATGGTCAACGTTTTATCCGGTGGTGAAAAAGTTCGTGTCATGTTGTCAAAGATGATGTTGTTAAAAGCTAACGTCTTGTTACTAGATGACCCAACTAACCATTTGGATTTGGAATCAATTACTGCTTTGAATGACAGTTTGATTGATTACAAGGGTTCAATTTTATTTGCATCACATGATCACCAATTCATTCAGACAGTTGCTAACAGATTAATTTACTTAACTGCTAATGGCGCGGTTGATCGTAGTGATACTACTTATGATGAATTTAGAGGTAATGAGCAAGTTCAAGCTCAGATTAATGAATTAGATAAATAA
- a CDS encoding MurR/RpiR family transcriptional regulator — protein sequence MLIRDRLNNFQKGTDAELLIRDFFLRRKNDLVKISTHTIAKELYISASTITRFCQKLGFLGYPDFVKQYQEENEYLDSHFNNIDPNIPFLSEDTTAIVNNKIGTLYKEIIDDSLALLKKSSLNTIEYLIRDCDHIYIYAAGDLILAAENFENKMIKVGKTVSVERRGDNAFFKANYSDANSLFILLSYSGETDNLLKIAHRLNDKQLPFVAVTTMGGNSLTELTNNVIYISTREKLINNLGNFSSVLSAMFVLDILYADFVNENQEQALNNKKQVSKLFENRRSSRNPLLEDN from the coding sequence TTGTTAATAAGAGATAGGCTAAATAATTTTCAAAAAGGTACAGATGCGGAATTATTGATTAGGGATTTCTTTTTGAGGAGAAAGAATGATTTAGTAAAAATTAGTACGCATACTATCGCTAAAGAACTGTATATTTCTGCTTCGACGATTACCAGATTTTGTCAAAAATTAGGATTCTTAGGCTATCCTGATTTTGTAAAACAATATCAAGAAGAGAATGAATATTTGGATTCACATTTTAATAATATTGATCCTAATATACCCTTTTTATCAGAAGATACGACAGCGATTGTCAATAATAAAATTGGTACTTTGTATAAGGAAATAATTGACGATTCTTTAGCTCTCTTGAAGAAATCCAGTCTGAATACGATTGAGTATTTGATTCGTGATTGTGATCATATATATATTTATGCCGCCGGGGATTTGATTTTGGCAGCAGAAAATTTTGAAAATAAGATGATAAAAGTTGGGAAAACTGTTTCAGTAGAAAGAAGAGGAGACAATGCCTTCTTTAAAGCTAATTATTCGGATGCAAATAGTCTTTTCATCCTTCTATCTTATTCTGGCGAAACAGATAATTTGTTAAAGATTGCTCATAGATTAAATGATAAGCAATTGCCATTTGTAGCAGTAACGACCATGGGTGGAAACTCGTTGACTGAGTTGACGAATAATGTTATTTACATTTCAACTAGAGAGAAATTGATTAATAATTTGGGTAATTTCAGCTCCGTTTTATCTGCGATGTTTGTGTTAGATATCCTATATGCCGATTTTGTCAATGAGAATCAAGAACAAGCATTAAATAATAAAAAACAAGTTTCCAAATTATTCGAAAATAGACGATCTTCTAGAAATCCACTTTTAGAAGATAATTAG